From the Corynebacterium sp. P3-F1 genome, the window CGCGCGACCAGGCAGAACGCTAGATGAGCTCGGCGGATGTGCTGGCTCTCGTCGGCATCTGGATTGCGGCCATTGCCAGCCCCGGTCCCGACGTTGTGCAGATCGCGCGCCTGGGGGTGAAGTCGCGAGCGGCGGGTGTGGCGTGTGCGGTGGGCATCATGGCGGGCAACACGCTGTGGATCGCCGCTTCGCTCTTGGGGCTCAGCGCCCTCATTCAGGCGGTGCCAGAGATTCTCGCCTTCCTGCAGCTGGTTGGCGGCGCGTACCTGTTCTACATGGGTGCCGGTGCAGTCCGCGCCGGTCTCGCCGCGCGGCGGCTGGGTGCTGGTGTCGGCGTTGGCGTAGGCGAGGGCCCGCAAGAGGCCGCGAGCCAGGCCACAGCTCCGACGACCGGCAAGGCGTTTGGGATCGGGGTGGCCACCAACTTGTCCAACCCGAAGGCGGTGCTGTTCTTCGGCGCGGTCTTCGCACAATTCATCCGCCCCGGAATGGGGTTGGAATGGATGATGGTCATCCTGTTCACACTGGTGGTCATCGGGTTCGCGTGGTTCGTCGGGTTCGCGCTGTTGGTGGACACTTTCGCCGGTTTCCTGGACCGGCACGGGGATGTGGTCGACATTGTGACGGGGCTGATCTTCATCACCTTGGCGGTGTGGATGGTCGCTGAAGGCGCGGTGGGGCTTCAGTCACTTTTCTGATCGCGCAGGGGTATTCGCCCTGCCGCACAAGCGATGCCCCGCCGACTGGATCGAGGTCGCCCGGTTAGAATTGCCTGCATATGGATATCAGCATTAGCGGTGAAAGCATCAAACTCGGCCAATTTCTCAAGCTCGCAAACCTCGCGGAAACTGGAGGGCACGCGAAGGAGCTCATTTCTGCAGGCGAGGTGTTCGTCAACGGCCAGTCCGTCACGGCGCGTGGGCACGAGCTTATCGACGGCGACGTGGTCTCCATCCCGTCCGCCAGCATCACCGCGACGGTGGTGGCCGACGGCGCCGATGGCTCTGACGGCGACGACTATTTCGACGAGCGCACCGCCAACGACGACTTCGACCCGGAAAAGTGGAGGAACCTGTAACCAATGCCAGCTTTTGAGGCCCGTGAGGGCATGCCGTACTGGATCGACCTGCTGTCGTCCGAGACACGGAAATCGGCGTATTTCTACTCGCGGATTCTGGGCTGGGATGTTCAGGAGGGTGACTATCGCATCGCCCGCGTGGAGGGAATGCCGGTGGCGGGAATGGTCCCGCAGGACACGATGCCGGACGCTTGGGTGACGTACTTCCTGTCCACCGACATCGGACGGGATTCGCAGCGGGTGAGCGACCTTGGCGGCCGGGTGTTGGCGGAACCGCAGCGTGTGTCCCTGGGCACCATGGCTTTGTGCGCCGACAACGTCGGCGGCTGGTTCGGTCTCTTCCAGCCTGAGGGCGAAGATTCTTTCGTGGCGGCTGGTGAGCCGGGGACCCCGGTGTGGCATGAATACACGTGCACGGGGGACGCGGATAAGCTCGCGTCTTTCTACGGCGATCTGTTCGCGTGGGACATCGTCGAGAACGACGGATACCTGCTGGCGATGCAGGATGGTGCTGCTTTTGCCGGGATCTGGGACGCGCGCGAGCAGATTCCTGCTGACGTGCCCAGCTTCTGGCGCTCGTACTTGGGTGTGGCTAATGTGGCCGAGACTCGCTCTCGCATCGAGGAATTCGGCGGCGAGGTTCTCCGTGGCCCCGAGAACTCCCCGTTCGGTCTTCTGCTCACGGCAGTAGACTCGACTGGCGCTGTTGTGACGTTGTGTGAGGTCGACGAACCTGTCGACGAAGATGCATTGGACGAGGGCGACTCGATCCTCCACCTGTAGCGCCGGCCACGCTGAGGCCGATGTGGCGGGCGGTGGCTGCGAATTTTCAGCGTACGCGTTCCAGTGCATAATGAGCTCTTGTGAAAAGGTTCTTCGCCGCAGCGACGCTGACTGCGGGCCTGCTCGCCGCGGTACAAGCGGCTGAGCAGGCGCGCGCGATCGACGTCATTCCCGGCGACCCGGGGGAACGCACCGACCTTGTTGTCTTCCACTCCGACGGGCGTTGGACGGGGACGCCGAATGCGCGGGAAACACGCCCGGCGCTCTCCCTGGCCAAGCTGTACCTGGGCTATTACGTGCTTGCGAACGGCACACCGGAAGAGCAGGGAAAGGTGCTGCGGATGATTCGGGTGTCCGACGACCTTCTGGCGGTCGAGCTCGATTCTGAGTACCCGGACGCCATCAACAGGGTGGCCGAGGAATTCGAGCTGGAAGATACTCACAGCAGTGGGTATTGGGGTAAATCGGGGACATCGCCCTACGATCTGGCGAAGTTCGTGCGTGCGATCCTCGATGATCCAATTGCGGAGCCTCTGGTCCGTGGCATGGCCAACCACGCACCGTACGCCCAAGACGGGTTGAAGCAGGACTTTGGGACGGACCAGCTGGAGGGGGCGATCGGTTCCAAATTCGGCTGGGCCGACGACAGGGAGTCCGCGTTCGGCTCCGTGTCGTTTGGTCCGAACTGGGTGGCCGCGGCGATGAGCTACGGAGATATCGACGAACACACCGACGATGTCCACGAATGGATTGACCAGTCGGAGCGGAATCCGCTCTCCTTCGGTTTGAAGGAGAGCACTGCAGATACCCTCACCGCAGTCAACGGCGCGGGAGAATTGTCCATCTGGATGACAGATCAGGGCCGCTGGGGGCTGCGCACCCTGGACAAGGTGTAGGCGTCCGTCAGCTGGCCCTGCCGGGCGCATCTGACACTGCCCAGCCCCCGCGCAGTTTATCCGCTAAGAGCCTGAGCGGTTTCGCGAGCGATGCGGCGGAATTCCTCCGGGGTGGCGATGATGCCCAGTCTGCCCCCTGCCTCGTTGTCCGCGTCGATGCTGGCAGACACGTAGCCCCCGCAGGGCCGCAGGAAAGGAGCCGCATCGACGAACTCTGCCGTGTGCTGGTCGGCGGCAGCCCGTGCCTGCTCATCCGCAGCCGAGGCCAGGACTGCGGTCTTTGCAGTCTTCGTGGTCTTCGCGGTCTCCGTGGGGTTCTGGGCGGAGATGAAGTCGAGTGCGCCCGCCACCGAATCGGGGTCCGGGTTGTCCACGTCCACAATCGTGGTGCCGGAAAGCTGCGCGACTGCTGCGAGGAGGGGGCGCCAGTACAGCTCCAAGGCGCGGGGGCCGAAGCCCGGGTGGACGGACACGGCCCACCGGCCGGACGGTTCGGAGGTGCCGGACGGGGTGAAAAGGCATGCTCCGATCTCGGGAAGTTCCTGGATACCGACACCGATGCCGTACGCGACACCGGGCATGGTGTGGTCGAGCCCGGAGCCGAGCATCAGCATCGCAGCGTGCGTCACCCGGTCGGGCAGTGCTGCGAGATAGCGGTCGAGCGCATCATGGTCTGAGGCGTCCGGCACCGGGTAGCTGGACTCCATGTAGGAGACCAGCTGCCCCAGCTGCTGCTCTGGCGGAAGGGAGCGCCCGACACCGCCGACGTTGAAGTTCTCCAAGTGCTGCTCGTTGACCGGATACGCGTCGCCGGCGCCGCCTTGTGGCAGGGGACCGTCCGGTTCGATCTGCTCCGGAATGTGGCGCATACGCTCTTGGGCGGCGGCGTGGCTGGCACCCGGTGTGTGCGCGTGGCTGGAGGATGCGGAGTCGACGGGGAAAGCGGGATCGGAGGCGGCGGAATCTGTCACCAGATCACCACACGATCGTCCGGGGCGACCCACATCGCGGAACCCTCGTTGACGTCGGGGAAGGCTTCGTAGAACTCGGCGATGTTCCCGGCGATGACGTTGCAGCGGAACTCAGCGGGGGAGTGCGGGTCGATGGCCAAGTACTGCTCAGCCATTTCGG encodes:
- a CDS encoding RNA-binding S4 domain-containing protein encodes the protein MDISISGESIKLGQFLKLANLAETGGHAKELISAGEVFVNGQSVTARGHELIDGDVVSIPSASITATVVADGADGSDGDDYFDERTANDDFDPEKWRNL
- a CDS encoding VOC family protein, with amino-acid sequence MPAFEAREGMPYWIDLLSSETRKSAYFYSRILGWDVQEGDYRIARVEGMPVAGMVPQDTMPDAWVTYFLSTDIGRDSQRVSDLGGRVLAEPQRVSLGTMALCADNVGGWFGLFQPEGEDSFVAAGEPGTPVWHEYTCTGDADKLASFYGDLFAWDIVENDGYLLAMQDGAAFAGIWDAREQIPADVPSFWRSYLGVANVAETRSRIEEFGGEVLRGPENSPFGLLLTAVDSTGAVVTLCEVDEPVDEDALDEGDSILHL
- a CDS encoding LysE family translocator, whose amino-acid sequence is MSSADVLALVGIWIAAIASPGPDVVQIARLGVKSRAAGVACAVGIMAGNTLWIAASLLGLSALIQAVPEILAFLQLVGGAYLFYMGAGAVRAGLAARRLGAGVGVGVGEGPQEAASQATAPTTGKAFGIGVATNLSNPKAVLFFGAVFAQFIRPGMGLEWMMVILFTLVVIGFAWFVGFALLVDTFAGFLDRHGDVVDIVTGLIFITLAVWMVAEGAVGLQSLF